The Lytechinus pictus isolate F3 Inbred chromosome 17, Lp3.0, whole genome shotgun sequence genome contains a region encoding:
- the LOC129279983 gene encoding glutathione gamma-glutamylcysteinyltransferase-like translates to MLDIIPKVSLDSPEGQALLRESSIKQTLLIRLSSKQLKNGFCGFTSVAHIMSFHALARKYPDTSLHDHCDVSDIRYTEVNIFDHKETQSVLGTAEYFDKRFQGASLTEIEQLLKLQGLSVVTKLGNESDAEEFRRLAKEALSSNQSGVILNFYHFSKVKWGHFSPLAAYHEKTDRFLLLDTRDDHPYVWVTVADLFPLINTLDSKTKKSRGFLIATSNQNKLKDSSV, encoded by the coding sequence ATGTTGGATATTATCCCGAAAGTTTCACTCGATTCCCCTGAAGGTCAAGCATTATTACGAGAATCTTCCATCAAGCAAACCTTGTTGATTCGACTATCCAGCAAGCAGCTGAAAAATGGATTCTGTGGTTTCACATCTGTTGCGCACATCATGAGCTTCCACGCCCTCGCACGGAAATACCCTGACACTTCGTTGCACGACCATTGCGACGTTTCCGATATCCGTTACACCGAAGTCAACATCTTTGACCACAAGGAGACGCAGTCAGTGCTCGGAACTGCGGAATATTTTGATAAGAGATTTCAAGGTGCGAGTCTCACTGAGATTGAACAGTTGTTGAAGTTGCAAGGGCTTTCGGTCGTCACGAAACTCGGGAACGAAAGCGACGCCGAGGAATTCCGTCGATTGGCAAAGGAAGCGTTATCGAGCAACCAATCGGGAGTCATTCTTAATTTCTACCACTTTTCCAAAGTAAAGTGGGGTCACTTTAGTCCGTTGGCGGCGTACCACGAGAAAACAGATCGGTTTCTGCTCTTGGATACACGGGATGATCATCCGTATGTTTGGGTGACAGTCGCCGATCTCTTCCCTTTGATCAATACACTGGACTCGAAAACGAAAAAGAGTCGAGGGTTTTTGATTGCCACAAGTAATCAAAACAAACTCAAAGACTCATCTGTATAA
- the LOC129280127 gene encoding reticulon-4-interacting protein 1 homolog, mitochondrial-like — protein sequence MSSFINPLMVCVVATVALYFCPDNGFQIRVPKYVLQCIMGSSFLYGGYKIFFSKPATAVKSKFIYFSSKETMRAQTAREYKTDKMEMTTEHPCPKVVHPNDVLVRVCAASVNPIDHQIIAGHARPVLDQMRLQKGLPCGGAELPLILGRDCSGVIEDVGSKVDKFTIGDEVFVAIGAEDTPGTFAEKVLVKDFMVAKKPSMVDHTKAASIPYVCTTTWGALVGRCGLGPNSTAGKRVLILAGTGGIGTFAIQLVKAWGGHVTTTCRTDGIDLVQRLGADDVIDYTKGTIQAALAERPKFDVILVTIDPRAIAPCQFALKRGGKLVTIVVPFIDNFRKHGMILGRVINALLKLRWKIEDFMYDRTTMISFNRPNGGALEVARKLIEDGKIRPVIQKTFPFEAANEALEYVKQGHARGKTVIVMSYAEKRHEDAKSEEIISE from the exons ATGTCGTCGTTCATTAATCCATTGATGGTCTGTGTAGTCGCTACTGTTGCGCTCTATTTTTGCCCGGATAATGGATTCCAAATCCGAG TTCCGAAATATGTCTTGCAATGCATCATGGGTAGCAGTTTCCTTTACGGCGGTTACAAAATCTTCTTCTCTAAACCGGCAACTGCTGTGAAATCCAAGTTCATCTACTTTTCATCAAAAGAGACCATGAGAGCACAGACTGCAAGGGAATACAAAACAGACAAAATGGAGATGACAACGGAACACCCCTGCCCTAAAGTCGTTCATCCCAATGACGTACTTGTGCGCGTATGCGCAGCGTCGGTCAACCCCATAGACCACCAGATAATAGCTGGACACGCACGGCCCGTCCTCGATCAAATGCGCCTTCAGAAAGGG TTGCCGTGCGGTGGTGCGGAGCTACCCCTCATCCTTGGTCGGGATTGTTCGGGTGTTATCGAAGACGTAGGATCGAAAGTCGACAAGTTTACGATAGGTGACGAG GTCTTCGTGGCAATAGGCGCGGAAGATACGCCAGGAACCTTTGCTGAGAAGGTGTTGGTCAAAGACTTCATGGTCGCCAAGAAACCATCAATGGTCGATCACACCAAGGCTGCCTCTATACCGTACGTCTGCACCACAACCTGGGGTGCACTTGTTGGCCGATGCGGACTGGGACCAAATAGCACGGCAGGAAAAAg AGTTCTTATCCTTGCTGGTACGGGAGGAATAGGGACATTCGCCATTCAGCTTGTCAAGGCTTGGGGAGGTCATGTGACAACTACCTGTCGCACAGATGGTATCGACTTGGTGCAAAGATTAGGTGCTGATGACGTCATAGACTACACTAAAGGAACCATACAAGCTGCTCTTGCTGAACGGCCCAA GTTTGACGTAATCTTAGTGACTATTGATCCTCGAGCCATCGCGCCATGCCAATTCGCCTTGAAGAGAGGTGGCAAGCTGGTAACCATAGTGGTTCCTTTCATTGACAACTTCAGGAAACATGGCATGATTCTCGGAAGGGTGATCAACGCATTGCTCAAACTCAGATGGAAAATTGAG GATTTCATGTATGACCGAACTACCATGATTTCCTTCAATCGACCAAATGGTGGCGCCCTAGAAGTAGCAAGAAAATTGATTGAAGACGGAAAG ATCCGTCCGGTGATTCAGAAGACCTTTCCTTTCGAGGCTGCCAACGAGGCATTGGAGTACGTTAAGCAGGGTCATGCCCGAGGAAAGACGGTCATCGTGATGTCATATGCTGAGAAACGTCACGAAGATGCCAAATCTGAGGAGATAATAAGTGAATGA
- the LOC129280126 gene encoding galanin receptor type 1-like, producing the protein MREIVFLILAAALLGTAGEHVFSDSEAPQEREDWLYNNSMETYTVVLTETNAEDSARGPSLNAQDESVDSWYDNITSPASLFWYWQPVFWSWWVILQMISALLGIVGNSLVITILFQRRKKSRSTDTLVGALAVADLFTSIFMVPLPFPIRVPSTALGEFYCKVVYTSLFMWVSVNASIVTLTFIPIERYIAVVYPFRCKELLSRKRISTAIICIWFTGFMLNSFLFYISTVDPSTQHCSVIYPRGMQLAMGVVLYLIEFLVPAILTCAFQFLTARSLHHQARLHLGESKQLDKSNPSTRHLMAKKRVLQTLFIVVLLFLICWGPSKTLYLGFNLGIIPDSYPYSPFNRALTILGFCNSCANPIIYTVRYPEFRKAVRELFTRAQYTDAPLFGDREKQLPSDTAQTQNA; encoded by the coding sequence ATGagggaaattgtatttttgatcCTCGCCGCTGCCCTACTTGGCACTGCTGGTGAACACGTATTTTCTGATAGTGAGGCTCCCCAAGAAAGAGAAGATTGGTTATACAACAATTCGATGGAAACTTATACTGTGGTGTTGACAGAAACAAACGCGGAAGATTCAGCTCGGGGTCCGTCGTTGAACGCCCAGGATGAATCTGTCGATAGCTGGTATGATAATATTACATCTCCTGCTTCATTATTCTGGTACTGGCAACCGGTTTTCTGGTCATGGTGGGTGATACTGCAGATGATTTCAGCACTTCTTGGCATCGTTGGCAACTCTCTTGTCATCACAATCCTTTTCCAAAGACGTAAGAAGAGTAGGTCGACGGACACACTGGTCGGAGCTCTGGCAGTTGCAGATCTTTTCACCTCGATCTTCATGGTGCCACTGCCTTTTCCTATTCGAGTTCCATCAACAGCTCTTGGTGAGTTTTACTGCAAGGTAGTTTATACCTCATTATTTATGTGGGTATCGGTGAATGCATCCATTGTGACCCTAACTTTCATCCCAATCGAACGTTACATTGCTGTAGTCTACCCGTTCCGTTGCAAAGAACTTCTCTCACGCAAGAGAATTTCAACTGCCATCATCTGCATATGGTTCACGGGATTTATGCTGAATTCTTTCCTGTTCTACATCTCGACGGTTGACCCATCTACACAGCACTGCAGCGTGATCTATCCAAGAGGGATGCAGCTCGCGATGGGCGTGGTCCTGTATCTAATTGAGTTTCTTGTCCCTGCGATACTGACCTGTGCCTTCCAATTCTTGACAGCGCGTTCCCTTCATCACCAGGCACGACTTCATCTGGGTGAGTCTAAACAGCTCGACAAATCCAACCCATCAACTCGCCATCTCATGGCAAAGAAACGTGTCCTTCAGACGCTCTTCATCGTGGTTCTACTATTCCTGATATGCTGGGGGCCGTCTAAGACCCTTTACCTTGGCTTCAATCTTGGAATCATTCCAGATTCTTACCCTTATAGCCCTTTCAATCGTGCTCTCACTATCCTAGGATTCTGCAACTCTTGCGCCAACCCTATCATCTATACTGTCCGCTACCCGGAATTCCGCAAGGCCGTTCGAGAGCTATTTACCCGAGCTCAGTACACCGATGCCCCGCTGTTTGGTGATAGAGAGAAGCAACTACCAAGTGACACTGCACAGACACAAAATGCGTAG